One stretch of Eretmochelys imbricata isolate rEreImb1 chromosome 1, rEreImb1.hap1, whole genome shotgun sequence DNA includes these proteins:
- the LOC144259426 gene encoding histone H1.03-like — MSETAPVVAAAAAPVPASKAPTKKAKKAAAGSKLRKPSGPSVTELITKAVSASKERKGLSLAALKKVLAAGGYDVEKNNSRIKLGLKSLVSKSVLVQTKGTGASGSFKLSKKSGETKEKAPKKKPAAKPKKPAAKKPASAAKKPKKTAAVKKSPKKAKKPAAAAAKKAAKSPKKAKPAKPKKAAKSPAKAKAVKPKAAKPKPTKPKAAKAKKAAPKKK, encoded by the coding sequence AAAGGCAAAGAAGGCGGCAGCGGGTTCGAAACTCCGGAAGCCCTCGGGCCCCAGCGTGACCGAGCTGATCACTAAGGCAGTGTCAGCCTCTAAGGAACGCAAAGGGCTCTCTTTAGCTGCTCTTAAGAAAGTTCTGGCAGCTGGAGGGTACGATGTAGAAAAAAACAATAGTCGTATTAAGCTGGGGCTAAAGAGTCTGGTGAGCAAAAGCGTTTTGGTACAGACCAAAGGTACCGGTGCCTCGGGTTCCTTCAAACTCAGCAAGAAGTCAGGTGAGACAAAGGAGAAGGCACCTAAGAAAAAGCCAGCGGCAAAACCTAAGAAACCAGCTGCCAAGAAACCTGCCAGCGCCGCTAAGAAGCCTAAGAAAACTGCGGCCGTAAAAAAGAGCCCGAAAAAAGCCAAGAAACCAGCGGCTGCTGCAGCCAAAAAAGCAGCCAAGAGCCCGAAAAAGGCCAAACCTGCCAAGCCCAAAAAGGCAGCTAAGAGCCCGGCTAAGGCCAAGGCGGTGAAGCCCAAGGCTGCCAAGCCCAAGCCAACCAAACCTAAAGCAGCAAAGGCTAAGAAGGCAGCGCCTAAGaagaagtga
- the LOC144259424 gene encoding histone H2B 8 yields the protein MPEPAKSAPAPKKGSKKAVTKTQKKGDKKRRKTRKESYSIYVYKVLKQVHPDTGISSKAMGIMNSFVNDIFERIAGEASRLAHYNKRSTITSREIQTAVRLLLPGELAKHAVSEGTKAVTKYTSSK from the coding sequence ATGCCCGAGCCAGCGAAATCTGCTCCGGCTCCTAAGAAGGGGTCTAAGAAGGCTGTCACTAAGACCCAGAAGAAAGGAGATAAGAAGCGTAGAAAGACTAGGAAGGAAAGCTACTCAATCTACGTGTACAAAGTGCTGAAACAAGTTCACCCAGACACTGGTATTTCTTCAAAGGCTATGGGGATCATGAACTCCTTTGTGAATGATATTTTCGAGCGTATCGCAGGGGAGGCATCTCGTCTGGCGCATTACAACAAGCGCTCGACCATCACTTCCCGGGAGATTCAGACCGCTGTAAGACTGCTCCTGCCGGGCGAGTTAGCCAAACACGCAGTGTCTGAGGGTACTAAGGCTGTTACCAAGTACACTAGCTCTAAGTAG
- the LOC144259423 gene encoding histone H3, giving the protein MARTKQTARKSTGGKAPRKQLATKAARKSAPATGGVKKPHRYRPGTVALREIRRYQKSTELLIRKLPFQRLVREIAQDFKTDLRFQSSAVMALQEASEAYLVGLFEDTNLCAIHAKRVTIMPKDIQLARRIRGERA; this is encoded by the coding sequence ATGGCTAGGACAAAGCAAACAGCTCGCAAATCTACTGGGGGTAAAGCTCCCCGTAAACAGTTGGCTACTAAAGCTGCCCGTAAAAGTGCTCCTGCGACTGGAGGAGTGAAAAAACCTCATCGCTACCGGCCCGGCACCGTGGCTTTGCGGGAGATTCGCCGTTACCAGAAATCTACTGAGCTGCTCATCCGCAAGCTgcccttccagcgcctggtgcgTGAAATCGCCCAGGACTTCAAGACCGACTTGCGCTTCCAGAGTTCGGCTGTTATGGCTCTGCAGGAGGCTAGTGAGGCATATCTAGTCGGTCTTTTCGAGGATACCAACCTGTGTGCTATTCATGCCAAGAGAGTCACCATTATGCCCAAGGACATCCAGTTGGCCCGCCGTATCCGCGGGGAGAGAGCTTAA
- the LOC144259425 gene encoding histone H2A.J, which yields MSGRGKQGGKVRAKAKSRSSRAGLQFPVGRVHRLLRKGNYAERVGAGAPVYMAAVLEYLTAEILELAGNAARDNKKTRIIPRHLQLAIRNDEELNKLLGKVTIAQGGVLPNIQAVLLPKKTESHKAKSK from the coding sequence ATGTCGGGTCGAGGAAAGCAAGGCGGTAAAGTAAGGGCGAAGGCCAAATCTCGTTCTTCACGAGCCGGCCTACAGTTCCCAGTAGGTCGTGTGCACCGTCTTCTCCGCAAAGGCAATTATGCTGAGCGGGTGGGGGCTGGCGCCCCGGTCTATATGGCTGCGGTGCTTGAGTATCTGACTGCTGAAATACTGGAGTTGGCTGGCAACGCTGCTCGGGACAACAAGAAAACCAGGATCATTCCCCGTCACCTGCAGCTCGCCATCCGAAACGACGAGGAGCTCAACAAGCTGTTGGGGAAAGTCACGATCGCTCAAGGGGGTGTCTTGCCCAATATCCAGGCCGTGCTGCTGCCCAAGAAGACTGAGAGCCATAAGGCGAAGAGCAAGTAA